In one window of Mus pahari chromosome 3, PAHARI_EIJ_v1.1, whole genome shotgun sequence DNA:
- the Egfl7 gene encoding epidermal growth factor-like protein 7, which produces MQTMWGSGELLVAWFLVLAADGTTEHVYRPSRRVCTVGVSGGSVSETFVQRIYQPYLTTCDGHRACSTYRTIYRTAYRRSPGLTPTRPRYACCPGWRRTSGLPGACAAAICQPPCGNGGSCIRPGHCRCPVGWRGDTCQTDVDECSTGEASCPQHCVNTVGSYWCQGWEGQSPSADGTLCLSKEGPSPVAPNPTAGVDSVRVVREEVYRLQARVDMLEQKLQLVLAPLHSLASRSTEHGLQDPGSLLAHSFQQLDRIDSLSEQVSFLEEQLGSCSCKNDL; this is translated from the exons ATGCAGACCATGTGGGGCTCCGGAGAACTGCTTGTAGCATGGTTTCTAGTGTTGGCAGCAGATGGTACTACTGAGCATGTCTACAGACCCAG CCGTAGAGTGTGTACTGTGGGGGTTTCCGGAGGTTCCGTCTCAGAGACCTTTGTGCAGCGCATATACCAGCCTTACCTCACCACTTGCGACGGGCATAGAGCCTGCAGCACTTACCG AACCATCTACCGGACTGCCTATCGCCGTAGCCCTGGGCTGACTCCCACAAGGCCTCGCTATGCCTGCTGCCCTGGTTGGAGGAGGACCAGCGGGCTCCCTGGGGCTTGTGCAGCAG CGATATGCCAGCCTCCGTGTGGGAACGGAGGGAGTTGTATCCGCCCAGGCCACTGCCGCTGCCCTGTGGGATGGCGGGGAGATACTTGCCAGACAG ATGTTGATGAATGCAGCACAGGAGAGGCCAGTTGTCCCCAGCACTGTGTCAACACTGTGGGAAGTTACTGGTGCCAGGGCTGGGAGGGGCAAAGCCCATCTGCAGATGGGACGCTCTGCCTGTCTAAGGAGGGGCCCTCCCCGGTAGCCCCAAACCCCACAGCAG GAGTGGACAGCGTGAGAGTGGTGAGAGAGGAGGTGTACAGGCTGCAGGCTCGGGTTGACATGCTAGAACAG AAACTGCAGTTGGTGCTAGCCCCACTGCACAGTCTGGCCTCTCGGTCCACAGAACATGGGCTACAAGATCCTGGTAGCCTGCTGGCCCACTCCTTTCAGCAGCTGGACCGAATTGATTCATTGAGTGAGCAGGTCTCCTTCTTGGAGGAACAGCTGGGGTCCT